taaataattaattaattcagatTACTAACTGATGTTAGGTTCAGAataccacacacatatacacacacacacacacacacacacacacacacacacacagaatgagagagagactcCTTTATATTGTTTATGATTTGTGGGCCTATAATCCTATTACTCactttttctgtaaatgttaaaaacagCATATCATTCGTTGCTTCTGCCAACTCTCACAGTTCTCAGTATTTTGTTTCTAATCTCTTTGGTtctaaaagaatatataaaaggaTTTACTAAGGACGGACCAAGAATTGTGCCAATTCTGAACCCATGTCGCATCTCTAAAGTAAGAACTATACCTGTCCTAGTTAAAAAGGTTATAAGAAAAGTAGGCCCGTAATAACACACTACAACCATCAAATGACTAAAGCATGtgttaaatacttttttcttgCTACCTTTTGAGTTCATTTTGAAAACGACAAGAACTATCATTATATAAGACACACAGATGAAACTAAATGTTCCAAACAGTAGAATGAAAGTTACAATTGCCATTAAATCAAAATATGGGTTAGGATCTACACAGGTGGCTCTGACAACAGATCCATAATCACAAAACATGAATTTAAGTGTAGAGTAACAAAATGATAGAGGAAGAACAGTTCCAGGTATGACAGATATTGCAGCAGAACCCAGAATCCACAGTATGAAAGTGAGTATTACAGAACGAACATTTGTCAAAATTGAATGGTAATGCAGTGGCTTAATTACGGCAAGTAATCGGTCAAAAGCCATGACAGAAATAGTAAACACCTCCATCACAAAGCCTAATCCAAACACATACATCTGAATAATGCATGGTGCAAAAGATATAGTTTTAAAACCAACTAAAAGGTTTCCTACCATTGTTggacatgaacatgaacaataGAGCATGTCCACAATTGCTAAATTGCAGATGAAGAGATACATTGGCTGGTGTAGACGTTTATCCATGGCAATAACACATATGTTTGTCAGGTTCCCAAGCATTACAAGAAGATATAAGGTAAGGATGACAATTCCAACAGTCATTGGTTTTTCAAAATTGTCAAATCCTGTGATGATAAATTCACTGATTGTTTTTCTGGAAAGATTCTTCGACATATTTACCCCATTGTAGCTCTATTATAGTTCAAAATAATTAAAGTGGCACTATTAAAGTACAGTACTTTAAGTAAGACTGGAACTGTATATCCAGTCATCTGGTACTGTAGAGCTCTTCTATTATACCACCATAATGCTGCATTAGGCATCCAGTGCTCATCTTCTGGCAAAAGGGTAAGAACTGGTCTGTATAAAAGTTCATGGTATTATATAACCACATTTGTTGAAGCTCATTGGCTACATCAAAAAGATTACGTTGCTTCTGTACTATTCCCAATGCATTACACTATATAAGACATACAGTTGTTTGCAATGTTTCAGCATGTGTGCATTCATTCTGTTATAAGGATAAATATTTCACATGATTGTCTTTTAtgttatgtacagtaaattttACTGACAAAATTAGTGAATGCTAAATGATTTGCAGTTAAGTAATCAAAATCAAGATCATTCTTGATTAAATTCaacattattcattaaaatcaacaaatatacaaaataaaaattgcatttataatgaataataatttgtgACTTCAAAGTAAATTACAGTTAACAGAGTTTAGTGTCAACATAATATGAAATTAGGagttaataatacaaatgtgGGATCAAGAGGTACTATAAGGTTTTGAATTGAATATTACTTCTCATAGATTTTGATTATTTAGCGATCTgagatacagtggaaccccatTGTACGAGGaacctattgtacgagcaaacggagatacaagcaacctcgctcgcaaaattttaccctgtttcacgagcaaatttcgaatgcacgagcaaacccacgctgccggttccccgttttcggcggagggtcgcatcagtcgcttagttgatgacgtatcactcggttgctctcgttgttcagtgcagcaaaaatgtaactgtggcagcgggggcatGGCCGAGcagcggtttgtgaatggagggcgggtccgggagcagataggcaggggattgcctcacctgaagttaatgtgacctaatgattgttctctattttcaagtgatcggagggtgcatttaaggaggagactgtgtgtgtgtgtgtgtgtgtgtgtgtgcgcgtgccagagacgtgctgcgtggggcactaagcagactgacacaaaaaaaaaacaaataaaagtggctgtgaagcctttgcacctgacctgttgtggcgttccttattcccgtattcatacgctctcccacagtacctttttttagttttatatttttaattcactagaaatcttgaaaaatgtctcccaagaaaatcagtgatggtgctgtgaaaacgaaagtaaatagaattacatggaaaccgaggaggtcaTGAGTGTGGTGcgtgtctcacactcgcaatcaaccactatcacacgagtaagtgttaaattatgtttatattacggtcatttgctgtgtatttgttttgaaaaataggctacaaatactttttaagtgcagaaataagcgattggatgagatctcggaacggattaaatcacttttacattcattcctatggggaaaattagtttgaacatacgagcaaatggacacacaagcaattttcaagaacgaattatgctcgtacaacggggttccactgtattatgaGCAAATTTGAGGGATGAAGCCAGACAAAATATAATCCTAAAGATATCCATGAATGTCAGGCATAGGTGAGCACATGTTTAATCTCTTGAGCTCACCACATGAAGGATGGGGTGGGGGTATAAATGCACTGCTAGTGAAACACAAAATATCACTTATCTTCAGGAGTCTGGGCTAGGGTGAAAGCTGAAAATTTGTTTACTAGATTCTGTATACTCttatatttacataaagtatttgTTTCTAAATTCAAATTCTTACAATatctataaacattttttctcaGTTTCCATTGTGGTGGAAAGCTAATATTGTATCGGACATCATATTAAATGAACATAATTTTTACTGACATTGGATACACAATTATCAttaacatttacaattacacaattttacacagaatccttgttccagcatgccagTGCCCTATGcacattttaaactttataaaaacatGGTTTGCCAAGGCTGCTGTGGAAAAACTGGAGTGGCTTGTTCAGAACCCTTCTTTAttcccactgaacaccttttgggataaATAGACTGTGTTCCAAGCATTCTCTCCTAACATTAGTGCCTGCTCTCATTAATGTGTTTGTCGCTAAATAAGTACAAATCCCTAAAGCCTAGCTCTAATATAAAGCTTTCACAAAAAATGCTGGATGTTATTGTTTAACTGGCATATGATATTTAATTAACAGATATGTATgtgatggccaggtgtccatGTATTTATTAACATATATGTCTCTCTCTGAAAAAGGGAGAACAACAGTATTTATCTTCTCTAGTGGAAAAGATGGCGATTGCCTATGGAAATacatattaattaagttttcatttatttaccttAAAATTTTGTGTCTGAAAGTGTCAGAAAATGTCAATTTTCACAACAGTGTTGGGAATGTCTTGATAAAGTGAGTGAGGTCTCTAGCATAAGAGATGAATCACATGCTGTATGAGACAGCTTTCCTCAGCCAAGATTGAGATTTAAGCTTGTGAGATATGGCTAGGAAAACTATATGTGGTTCCTGGGTCTGCCCTGAGCCTTAACTAGATGAGAGATACCAAAATCACCTGAACCCTCTTTCTCACGACCCAGAGAGACTATGGCTGCTGGCAAGGATTGATAATTTGTATTAAGAAATTGCTCCTAAGGTATCAAATTGATTTAAAGCTTCTAATGaaacaaatgtaatgaaatatacGTATATAATCATAACAAGGCACTGATTTAAtcctttatttatatgtttgtttgtttgtttgtttgtttgtttttatgaagtgGCTCTGGAATCTTATAGACCCTAAACAAAATATGAGTTAAGTAAAAAGCACAATGCAAGCAGAAAACCTGAAAACTGTATAATTTAACTTTTGTTTGgtctataattttttatttaaagggcTACATGATAACAGAAAAGCATAGTAGAAATAGTGTAATATATAGTTTTATCTAAATGAAATGTTCACCAAATCtttctgtattatatatttCCCTACCAGAAAGCACCTCTAAACTAAGagcacatatttttattttttttttggaatcatTATGAGTTTGTCAACAGAACACagaaattgtgcaaaaaaaaatccctcagtCACCACACTGAACCTTTTGGAATTAATTACACTGTGGACAATGCTCCAGGCCTTCTCTCCTAACATCACTGTCTAATCTAActattgttttctttaactGAATAATCACAATCTAATAGGAAGCTTTTCCAAAATACTCAGGCTATGATAGCAACtttgaaatgggatgttcaacaagaaCATATGAGTGTGATGGCCGGTGTCCATTTACTTATGGTTATGTATGTTTCTCTGAAAAGTGAAAAAGACAGTATTTATCTGGTCTAGGAGAGAGAATGTTGattgcacataaaaaaatatttgttcatttatccattcattttcCTTTCAGACTTAGTGGAAATAGTTTCATAAAACAACTGTAAAACAAAATCTCACAAGCAGTCCCTGGGTCTGCCCTTATACAGAAATTGGACAAAAATCCCTCAGTCAACAATGTGTGCTGCAAAGTCCAAAAATGCTTTATTCAGTTGGTCCAACTTTTGTcacaaattgtattattttatttctaatctcTTTAGTTCTCAAAGAATATATGAAGGGATTTACTAAAGCAGGTCCAAGAATTGTTCCAACTCTCAGACCGTTCCGTTCCTCAAGTGATAAAACTACCCCAAGCCTGGTCAGGACTAACAGAATAAATGTTGGTCCATAATAGCAGATTATTACAATTAAATGACTTAGACAAGTATGAAACACTTTTGTCTTGCTACCTTTTAAGGTCATTTTGACAACAACAataactattttaaaataagataAACAAATGAAAGTGAATGTTCCAAACATCAGGATAAAGGTGAAACTTGATATTAAATCAAAATAGGGGGTTGGATCTATACAACTGGTTCTGACAACAGCTGCGTAATCACAGAAAACATACTTTACAGTTGAGGAGCATAATGGTAAAGGAATCACAGTAACAGGAACAATTGATATTGCAACAAAACCCAACATCCACATTAAAAATGTCAGAATAATGGAGCGAACATTTGTTAGAATTGCATGTGGCTTGATTATGGCAATTAATCGGTCAAAAGCCATAACTGAAATAATAAACACCTCCATCACGAAACATAAACTAAAGCCATACATTTGAAAGATGCATGATATATAAGTTATTGTTTTATAGCCAACTATTAGAATGCCTATCATAGTTGGACATGAACATGTACAGTAGAGCATGTCCACAATTGCTAAATTGCAGATGAAGAGATACATTGGCTGGTGTAGGCGTTTATCAACAACAATGAAGCATATGTTTGCCAAGTTTGCAAGCATTGCAACAATATATGCAGCAAGTATGACACAACCAACAATCACTGGTTTTTCTAAAGTGTCAAATCCTGTAAGAACAAATTGATCAATTTTTTTACGGGAAATATTTTGATCCATGGCCTGCTGTACTCTTTACTAATGAACAGGGTATACAAGCTATTTTTAATATCATAATACTTCACAAGAGTCTACAAATGTAAGCTATTTCAAGTCACAATTGTAAGTTAtttcaatccatccatcctcttGTGTTCCTTGCTATCTCTGTGAGTCATCTAAAGTGTGAGCATCAAGAAGTCTCTCAGTGTCCAGgtaacagaaacagaaacgaCCATAGTACACATCTATCCAAAACAGACTGTGAAAGACTCTTCAAATGGCTCTTTATATAATTCAGTTGGAACCTTCTCATTGGTTTAACATATATATTATGTTTCTATTCTTAACCCTATGAGCCAATCTAAAATTAGTCGCAAGATTCCCGCAGGGCCACCTTAATTACAATTCATCATAATAGTCA
The DNA window shown above is from Silurus meridionalis isolate SWU-2019-XX chromosome 12, ASM1480568v1, whole genome shotgun sequence and carries:
- the LOC124394296 gene encoding olfactory receptor 6C1-like, which produces MDQNISRKKIDQFVLTGFDTLEKPVIVGCVILAAYIVAMLANLANICFIVVDKRLHQPMYLFICNLAIVDMLYCTCSCPTMIGILIVGYKTITYISCIFQMYGFSLCFVMEVFIISVMAFDRLIAIIKPHAILTNVRSIILTFLMWMLGFVAISIVPVTVIPLPLCSSTVKYVFCDYAAVVRTSCIDPTPYFDLISSFTFILMFGTFTFICLSYFKIVIVVVKMTLKGSKTKVFHTCLSHLIVIICYYGPTFILLVLTRLGVVLSLEERNGLRVGTILGPALVNPFIYSLRTKEIRNKIIQFVTKVGPTE
- the LOC124394295 gene encoding olfactory receptor 8I2-like codes for the protein MSKNLSRKTISEFIITGFDNFEKPMTVGIVILTLYLLVMLGNLTNICVIAMDKRLHQPMYLFICNLAIVDMLYCSCSCPTMVGNLLVGFKTISFAPCIIQMYVFGLGFVMEVFTISVMAFDRLLAVIKPLHYHSILTNVRSVILTFILWILGSAAISVIPGTVLPLSFCYSTLKFMFCDYGSVVRATCVDPNPYFDLMAIVTFILLFGTFSFICVSYIMIVLVVFKMNSKGSKKKVFNTCFSHLMVVVCYYGPTFLITFLTRTGIVLTLEMRHGFRIGTILGPSLVNPFIYSFRTKEIRNKILRTVRVGRSNE